The following proteins are co-located in the Sulfurovum sp. TSL6 genome:
- a CDS encoding DNA translocase FtsK, with translation MKITIIITAILFIYAAFSTIFHETALVGDIGKKIGDTNLYLFGYLAYINIFILFYPLYKLYTDARVRKDIDFYLGWILFFIALILFSSLVLEVQYRGFIGTQIVEFLYPFIGKAGLWLFWLMIISLSLVFIIDDDFDFSRFKMKRPEVSFSFAWVGSMFSILGRVLKKIFTNPFASPSLEDEMMPVLEEAKPKKKRVKRKPDPKKVLTKTEPETVQALDEVDDPVLNEILELEHEMEMHTSLDQGATSKSHVQIINELEENSKLMEQIEKGKVDKPKNFKLPKLDFLQKAPKTTKKVNEAEIDRKIEELLSKLEQFKVEGDVVRTYSGPLVTTFEFKPAPNVKVSKILNLQDDLAMALSAETIRIQAPIPGRDVVGIEIPNETVDTIYLREILESDLFKNSSSPLTVALGKDIVGKPFITDIKKLPHLLIAGTTGSGKSVGINAMILSLLYRNDPDQLKLMLIDPKMLEFSIYNDIPHLITPVITEPKKAIAALANMVGEMERRYKLMAENRTKNIDNYNEKVKADGSAEPFPFIVVVIDELADLMMNGGKEVEYSIARLAQMARASGIHLIVATQRPSVDVVTGLIKANLPSRLSYRVGQRIDSKVILDAMGAESLLGRGDGLFTPPGATGLVRLHAPWNKEEEIEEIVEFLKAQRVPEYDESYLVAGGVTASEGEGGDIDLDPLYEEAKSVVLTDKKTSISYLQRKLQIGYNRSANIIEQLEAMGVLSAPNAKGNREIV, from the coding sequence TTGAAAATTACAATTATTATTACGGCCATACTTTTTATTTATGCTGCATTTTCTACAATCTTCCATGAGACAGCACTGGTGGGTGATATAGGGAAAAAAATAGGAGATACCAACCTCTATTTATTTGGGTACCTTGCATATATCAATATTTTTATTTTATTTTATCCGCTTTATAAACTTTATACCGATGCACGTGTGAGAAAAGATATTGATTTTTATTTGGGATGGATACTCTTCTTTATTGCACTTATACTCTTTAGCTCTTTGGTATTGGAAGTACAATATAGAGGTTTTATAGGTACACAGATCGTTGAATTCTTGTACCCGTTTATCGGTAAAGCGGGGCTCTGGTTATTTTGGTTGATGATTATCTCACTCTCTTTGGTATTTATTATCGATGATGATTTCGATTTCTCCCGATTTAAAATGAAAAGACCTGAGGTTTCATTCTCTTTTGCATGGGTAGGAAGTATGTTCTCTATATTGGGAAGAGTCTTGAAGAAGATATTTACAAACCCTTTTGCTTCACCTTCTCTTGAAGATGAGATGATGCCTGTACTTGAAGAAGCAAAGCCAAAGAAAAAACGTGTCAAAAGAAAGCCGGATCCAAAAAAGGTTTTAACGAAAACAGAACCAGAAACAGTACAGGCATTGGATGAAGTGGATGATCCTGTACTCAATGAAATACTCGAACTTGAACATGAGATGGAAATGCATACTTCTTTAGACCAAGGCGCTACAAGCAAGTCCCATGTTCAGATCATCAATGAGCTTGAAGAAAACTCTAAACTCATGGAGCAGATAGAAAAAGGAAAAGTAGATAAGCCTAAAAATTTCAAACTGCCTAAACTGGATTTTTTACAAAAAGCACCGAAAACAACAAAAAAGGTCAATGAAGCAGAGATAGATAGAAAGATAGAAGAGCTACTCTCAAAACTTGAACAATTTAAAGTAGAAGGTGATGTGGTACGCACCTATAGTGGCCCTTTGGTTACGACATTTGAGTTCAAGCCTGCACCCAATGTCAAAGTTTCTAAGATCTTAAACCTCCAGGATGACCTTGCTATGGCACTTTCTGCTGAAACGATCCGTATACAGGCACCAATTCCCGGGCGTGACGTTGTGGGTATAGAGATACCAAATGAAACGGTAGATACCATTTACCTTCGTGAGATACTTGAGAGTGATCTATTTAAAAACTCCAGTTCTCCTTTAACCGTAGCTTTAGGTAAAGATATCGTAGGCAAACCGTTTATCACAGACATTAAAAAACTTCCGCATCTGCTTATAGCAGGAACCACGGGATCGGGTAAATCTGTAGGTATCAATGCGATGATCCTTTCCTTGCTCTATAGAAATGATCCTGATCAGTTGAAGCTGATGCTGATTGATCCCAAGATGCTTGAATTTTCTATCTATAATGATATACCGCATTTGATCACACCCGTCATCACTGAACCTAAAAAAGCCATTGCGGCACTTGCCAACATGGTAGGGGAGATGGAACGTCGTTATAAATTGATGGCAGAGAACCGTACAAAAAACATTGATAATTACAATGAAAAAGTGAAAGCTGACGGTTCTGCAGAGCCTTTCCCTTTCATTGTTGTCGTGATAGATGAGCTCGCTGACTTGATGATGAATGGAGGAAAAGAGGTAGAGTACTCCATAGCTAGATTGGCGCAAATGGCAAGAGCGAGTGGCATACACCTTATTGTTGCAACGCAGAGACCAAGTGTGGATGTTGTGACAGGGCTCATCAAAGCCAACCTTCCATCAAGACTAAGCTACCGTGTAGGTCAACGTATAGACTCTAAAGTGATCTTGGATGCAATGGGGGCAGAAAGTCTGCTTGGGCGTGGTGATGGTCTCTTTACTCCTCCTGGTGCGACAGGACTGGTACGTTTACATGCACCATGGAATAAAGAAGAAGAGATCGAAGAGATCGTTGAGTTCCTGAAAGCACAACGCGTCCCTGAGTATGATGAAAGTTACCTTGTTGCGGGTGGAGTAACTGCAAGTGAAGGAGAGGGAGGAGACATAGATCTTGATCCTCTTTATGAAGAGGCAAAGTCAGTGGTGTTGACAGATAAGAAAACGTCTATCTCCTACTTGCAGCGTAAACTACAGATAGGTTATAACCGTTCTGCAAACATTATAGAACAGCTTGAAGCGATGGGTGTATTAAGCGCACCTAATGCAAAAGGTAACAGAGAAATCGTCTAA
- the acnB gene encoding bifunctional aconitate hydratase 2/2-methylisocitrate dehydratase produces the protein MALLEEYKAHTAERAELGVPPLALTADQTAQLVELLKTSPIADVDYAMDMFQNKVPAGVDDAAYVKAAFLNDIVQGNVTCDAIDAVKACEILGSMLGGFNVTPLVEALKIGGEVTDTAADQLKNTILVYDAFNDVKALMDQGNAKAKEIVESWANAEWFYNKPEMEKEITLTVYKIPGETNTDDLSPASEAFTRADIPLHANSFLVNRMDNPLETMDELRKKGNPLAYVGDVVGTGSSRKSGINSVQWHMGTDIPGIPGKRTGGVVIGGIIAPIFFNTAEDSGCIPIQAPVGELETGDVITLKPFDGVIEKNGTVVSEFKLEPNTIPDEMRAGGRVPLIIGKGLTAKAREALGLGASDAFMAPEQPADNGKGFTLAQKMVGKACGLEGVKPGVYCEPVCTTVGSQDTTGAMTRDEVKDLAALSFGADFVLQSFCHTSAYPKPADIKLHHTLPQFMTERKGFTLRPGDGVIHSWLNRMCLPDTVGTGADSHTRFPIGISFPAGSGLVAFAAVTGMMPLTMPESVLVRFTGEMQPGITLRDMVNAIPYQAIKDGLLTVEKAGKKNIFSGRVLEIEGLEQLKCEQAFELSDASAERSAAACTVKLDKEPIIEYLESNIALIEELIAQGYEDKATLERRAQKMRDWIANPVLLDADADADYAAVIEINMSEIKEPIVACPNDPDDVKTLSEVHAAGLKTDIDEVFVGSCMTNIGLFRANAEVLRGEGQVDTKLWICPPTKMDEKTLTEEGYYSVFGMAGARIEPPGCSLCMGNQAAVKQNAWVFSTSTRNFDNRLGKGSQVYLGSAELAAVVALKGKIPTAEEYLAIVSDKIKPEMTDDIYKYLNFNKVSKEDLEAMVE, from the coding sequence ATGGCCTTATTAGAAGAGTATAAAGCACATACGGCTGAGCGTGCTGAGTTAGGTGTTCCACCACTCGCACTTACTGCTGATCAAACAGCACAGCTTGTTGAGCTATTAAAAACAAGTCCAATTGCTGATGTCGATTACGCAATGGATATGTTCCAAAATAAAGTACCTGCGGGTGTAGATGATGCAGCTTATGTAAAAGCAGCATTCTTAAACGATATCGTACAAGGTAATGTAACTTGTGATGCTATCGATGCAGTAAAAGCATGTGAGATCCTTGGATCTATGCTAGGTGGATTTAACGTTACTCCACTTGTTGAAGCACTTAAAATAGGTGGTGAAGTTACAGATACAGCTGCTGATCAACTTAAAAACACTATCCTTGTATATGATGCATTTAACGATGTAAAAGCACTTATGGATCAAGGTAATGCAAAAGCAAAAGAGATCGTAGAGTCTTGGGCAAATGCAGAGTGGTTCTACAACAAGCCAGAGATGGAAAAAGAGATCACACTTACTGTATATAAAATCCCTGGTGAAACAAATACTGATGACCTTTCTCCAGCGTCTGAAGCATTTACAAGAGCAGATATTCCATTGCATGCCAACTCCTTCCTAGTGAATAGAATGGATAACCCACTTGAGACTATGGATGAGCTTAGAAAAAAAGGTAACCCGTTAGCATACGTTGGTGATGTTGTAGGTACAGGTTCATCAAGAAAATCAGGTATCAACTCAGTACAGTGGCACATGGGTACAGATATTCCAGGTATTCCAGGAAAAAGAACCGGTGGTGTAGTTATCGGTGGTATCATTGCTCCAATTTTCTTCAACACTGCAGAAGATTCAGGATGTATACCAATTCAAGCACCGGTAGGTGAATTAGAGACTGGTGATGTGATCACACTTAAGCCTTTTGACGGTGTGATCGAGAAAAACGGTACAGTAGTATCTGAATTTAAACTTGAGCCAAACACAATCCCAGATGAGATGAGAGCTGGTGGACGTGTACCACTTATTATCGGTAAAGGTCTTACGGCTAAAGCTAGAGAAGCACTTGGTCTTGGTGCATCAGATGCATTCATGGCACCTGAGCAACCAGCTGACAACGGTAAAGGATTTACTCTTGCTCAAAAGATGGTTGGTAAAGCATGTGGACTTGAGGGTGTAAAACCAGGTGTTTACTGTGAGCCGGTTTGTACAACTGTTGGTTCTCAAGATACAACTGGAGCAATGACAAGAGATGAAGTAAAAGACCTTGCAGCACTTAGTTTTGGTGCAGACTTTGTTCTTCAGTCATTCTGTCATACATCTGCATACCCAAAACCAGCAGATATCAAACTTCACCATACACTTCCACAGTTTATGACGGAGAGAAAAGGTTTCACACTTAGACCAGGTGATGGTGTTATCCACTCATGGCTAAACAGAATGTGTCTTCCTGATACAGTAGGTACTGGTGCGGATTCACACACAAGATTCCCAATCGGTATTTCATTCCCGGCTGGTTCTGGTCTTGTTGCGTTTGCAGCGGTAACAGGTATGATGCCTCTTACAATGCCTGAGTCTGTACTTGTAAGATTTACAGGTGAAATGCAACCAGGTATTACACTGAGAGATATGGTAAATGCTATTCCTTACCAAGCGATCAAAGATGGTCTTTTGACTGTTGAAAAAGCTGGTAAGAAGAACATCTTCTCAGGACGTGTACTTGAGATCGAAGGTCTTGAGCAACTTAAGTGTGAGCAAGCATTTGAACTTTCTGATGCATCTGCTGAGCGTTCAGCTGCTGCATGTACAGTTAAGCTTGACAAAGAGCCTATCATTGAGTACTTAGAGTCTAACATCGCATTGATCGAAGAGTTGATTGCTCAAGGTTACGAAGATAAAGCAACACTTGAAAGACGTGCACAGAAAATGAGAGACTGGATTGCTAATCCAGTGTTATTGGATGCAGATGCAGATGCTGATTATGCAGCGGTGATCGAAATTAACATGTCTGAGATCAAAGAGCCGATCGTAGCATGTCCAAACGATCCAGATGACGTTAAAACACTTTCTGAAGTGCATGCAGCAGGGCTAAAAACAGATATCGATGAAGTATTTGTTGGTTCTTGTATGACAAACATCGGTCTTTTCAGAGCAAATGCAGAAGTACTTAGAGGTGAAGGTCAAGTAGATACTAAACTTTGGATCTGTCCTCCAACGAAAATGGATGAGAAGACACTTACAGAAGAGGGGTACTATTCAGTATTCGGAATGGCTGGTGCACGTATTGAGCCTCCAGGATGTTCTCTATGTATGGGTAACCAAGCAGCTGTTAAGCAAAATGCATGGGTATTCTCTACATCAACAAGAAACTTCGACAACAGACTTGGTAAAGGTTCTCAAGTATACCTTGGTTCTGCTGAGCTTGCTGCGGTGGTTGCACTTAAAGGTAAGATCCCAACAGCTGAAGAGTATTTAGCAATTGTATCAGATAAGATCAAGCCAGAAATGACTGATGATATCTACAAATACCTAAACTTTAACAAGGTTTCTAAAGAAGATCTTGAAGCGATGGTTGAGTAG